In the genome of Paenibacillus sp. FSL R5-0766, one region contains:
- a CDS encoding alpha/beta fold hydrolase yields the protein MERQISIRHGQEELTATIHYPVVKDIKEEKSQQRVPLAVICHGFVGSRIGVDRLFVKTARELAEDGYLVLRFDYIGCGESSGEYGAEGLESMVLQTRSVLDYAVNCSDVDPTRVTLIGHSLGGAVALLTAVRDKRVKNLVMWSSVGYPFNDIVKITGREVYDEGVKLGAADYLGYKFTPTFFESLAEQQPFQEAVKFSGDVLVVHGTSDEIIPVDYAFLYQKVFWMRQEGRCDKEIIFQGDHTFSSGKEREQLITRTREWLGERQKIEQDWQHWMI from the coding sequence ATGGAACGTCAGATCAGTATCCGTCATGGACAGGAAGAATTAACAGCCACGATTCATTATCCGGTTGTGAAAGATATCAAGGAGGAGAAGAGTCAGCAGCGAGTCCCTCTGGCGGTCATCTGCCACGGCTTCGTTGGTAGCCGGATCGGCGTGGATCGTTTGTTTGTAAAGACTGCACGGGAGCTGGCTGAAGACGGTTATCTGGTCCTGCGTTTCGATTATATCGGTTGCGGAGAGAGCAGCGGGGAGTATGGAGCGGAGGGACTGGAGTCCATGGTGCTGCAGACCCGTTCGGTGCTGGACTACGCGGTCAATTGCAGTGATGTAGATCCTACGCGCGTTACGCTGATTGGTCATAGTCTGGGTGGTGCCGTTGCATTGCTAACTGCTGTACGTGACAAACGTGTCAAAAACCTGGTGATGTGGTCCTCCGTGGGTTATCCATTCAATGATATCGTGAAGATTACGGGACGGGAAGTATACGATGAAGGCGTGAAACTGGGTGCGGCTGATTATCTGGGATACAAATTCACACCGACGTTCTTCGAGTCTCTTGCTGAACAACAGCCATTCCAGGAAGCAGTTAAGTTTAGCGGTGATGTTCTCGTTGTGCATGGCACGTCAGATGAGATTATTCCTGTAGACTACGCATTCCTGTATCAAAAGGTATTCTGGATGCGCCAAGAGGGCCGCTGTGACAAGGAGATCATCTTCCAGGGCGATCACACCTTCTCTTCAGGTAAAGAGCGGGAACAGCTAATTACGCGTACCAGAGAGTGGCTTGGCGAACGTCAGAAGATCGAGCAGGATTGGCAGCACTGGATGATATAA
- a CDS encoding DUF1129 family protein translates to MGISYKKLKEIQNRQITEMSRMTPEHVKLYDQISTIARHAPVDERTQEEWILSAGKAIVQAQRDNKPARELYGPDLEQDIHAQLGITNTAPEKTAAVKVGKSSPTLGNSPTASSKKNANAVEPQPTENPEPVKRTPKWYAMIAWVALSFVMLIQGCVGLFVGWTGGDTEPFQHISLFSLIIAAVGGIALVEMLRRLAERPDDEGADKNTVPKVNLKGIIIYIVIVVLVLFVGYPLRDKLPVFALAPWVSAVIGVVGLATVRPLFGQKKTA, encoded by the coding sequence TTGGGGATTTCCTATAAGAAGCTTAAAGAAATACAGAATCGGCAAATAACCGAGATGAGTCGAATGACACCTGAACATGTGAAATTGTATGACCAGATCAGTACAATTGCGCGTCATGCGCCAGTGGACGAGAGAACACAGGAAGAGTGGATACTCTCTGCAGGAAAAGCGATCGTACAGGCTCAACGGGATAACAAACCCGCTCGCGAGTTATACGGACCTGATCTGGAACAAGACATCCATGCACAGCTCGGGATAACAAATACAGCACCAGAGAAGACGGCTGCCGTTAAGGTGGGTAAATCCAGCCCAACCCTTGGTAATAGTCCAACAGCTTCATCGAAAAAGAATGCCAACGCTGTAGAACCACAGCCAACTGAGAATCCAGAGCCTGTGAAACGGACACCAAAGTGGTATGCCATGATCGCTTGGGTGGCTTTGTCTTTTGTCATGCTGATTCAAGGATGTGTGGGATTGTTCGTGGGTTGGACTGGCGGAGATACGGAACCGTTCCAACACATCAGTCTGTTCTCTCTGATCATTGCGGCAGTTGGAGGGATCGCATTGGTGGAGATGCTTCGCCGTCTTGCTGAGCGACCAGACGATGAAGGAGCGGACAAGAACACCGTACCTAAGGTTAACCTTAAGGGAATCATCATCTACATCGTCATCGTGGTCCTTGTGCTCTTTGTAGGGTATCCACTGCGTGATAAACTTCCGGTATTTGCACTGGCTCCGTGGGTGAGTGCCGTGATCGGAGTTGTGGGACTTGCAACGGTAAGGCCTTTATTTGGACAAAAGAAAACAGCATAA